One part of the Bradyrhizobium sp. CB1650 genome encodes these proteins:
- a CDS encoding DUF3141 domain-containing protein, protein MPMENVRLPGGPMSGWVASAVEYMVDAGQRSVLFLDIMRQRGDQYREHVAQTAPHVLQYAAELIIDGRTLDEPVNYALVRIIPPRDVEIDMSRRPFVVVDPRAGHGPGIGGFKADSEIGVAIKAGHPCYFIGFLPEPVPGQTIERIARAEAKFLETVISRHPEADGKPCVIGNCQAGWAVMILASLRPELFGPLIIAGAPLAYWAGVHGKYPMRYSGGLLGGSWLTALTSDLGAGKFDGAWLVQNFENQNPSNTLWTKQYNVYSKVDTEAGRYLDFERWWGGHVNLNAEEIQFIVDELFIGNNLAAGRIEMSDGQKVDLRNIRSPIVVFCSKGDNVTPPQQALDWILDCYADVDEIRAYGQTIVYTVHESIGHLGIFVSGGVAKKEHAEFSSNIDLIDVLPPGLYEATFEARGTETLNADLAVGQWVMRCEARTLDDVRAMGGNSPEDERRFAAAKRVSELNLAAYRKFVQPWVKRMVTPQMAEWARKMHPLRLQYEAFSSRNPWMFPVKAAADHVEDNRKPASDDNPFLAFQEQISKQIVHALDSWRDAQEALSETIFLNVYGSPALQAAVGVDPNAAPSRLREMSPEHRAMLAKRIAELKAGIGEGGLREAALRALLYVGSARGMVDERSIEALRRVRRDHAGPRLTLSEFKMLVREQFFMLLLDSEGALAAIPRLLPDDMTERRAAFAAMREVLSASADITGERARRLKRVAGLFGLDGEGESASNVAPFDPKARAS, encoded by the coding sequence ATGCCGATGGAAAACGTAAGACTGCCGGGCGGCCCAATGTCGGGCTGGGTGGCCTCCGCCGTGGAATACATGGTCGATGCGGGACAGCGCAGTGTGCTGTTCCTGGACATCATGCGCCAGCGCGGTGACCAGTATCGCGAGCATGTCGCACAGACCGCCCCGCACGTCCTGCAATATGCTGCCGAATTGATCATTGACGGCCGTACGCTGGACGAGCCGGTCAATTACGCGCTGGTGCGCATCATTCCACCCAGGGATGTCGAGATCGACATGAGCCGGCGGCCGTTCGTCGTGGTCGATCCGCGTGCCGGCCACGGTCCGGGGATCGGCGGCTTCAAGGCGGACAGCGAGATCGGTGTTGCGATCAAGGCGGGACATCCCTGCTATTTCATCGGCTTCCTGCCCGAACCGGTGCCGGGCCAGACCATCGAGCGGATCGCGCGCGCGGAAGCGAAGTTCCTCGAGACGGTCATCAGCCGTCATCCCGAAGCCGACGGCAAGCCCTGCGTGATCGGAAATTGCCAGGCCGGTTGGGCCGTCATGATCCTGGCGTCGCTGCGGCCCGAGCTGTTCGGCCCCCTGATCATCGCAGGCGCGCCCCTCGCATACTGGGCGGGCGTGCACGGCAAATATCCGATGCGCTATTCCGGCGGCCTGCTGGGCGGGAGCTGGCTGACGGCGCTGACGAGCGATCTTGGCGCCGGCAAGTTCGATGGCGCCTGGCTGGTGCAGAACTTCGAGAACCAGAATCCGTCGAACACGCTCTGGACCAAGCAGTACAACGTCTATTCCAAGGTCGACACCGAGGCCGGGCGCTATCTCGATTTCGAGCGCTGGTGGGGCGGGCACGTCAACCTCAATGCCGAGGAGATCCAGTTCATCGTCGACGAGCTGTTCATCGGCAACAATCTCGCGGCCGGCCGCATCGAGATGTCCGACGGACAGAAGGTGGACCTGCGCAACATCCGCTCACCCATCGTGGTTTTCTGCTCCAAGGGCGACAACGTCACCCCGCCGCAGCAGGCGCTGGACTGGATCCTCGACTGCTACGCCGACGTCGATGAGATCAGGGCCTACGGCCAAACCATCGTCTACACCGTTCACGAAAGTATCGGCCATCTCGGGATCTTCGTTTCCGGCGGCGTCGCGAAGAAGGAGCATGCCGAATTCTCGAGCAATATCGACCTGATCGACGTGCTGCCGCCCGGACTCTATGAAGCCACGTTCGAGGCTCGCGGCACCGAGACGCTCAATGCCGATCTCGCGGTCGGCCAGTGGGTGATGCGCTGTGAGGCCCGAACGCTCGACGATGTCCGTGCGATGGGCGGCAATTCGCCCGAGGACGAGCGACGCTTCGCCGCCGCCAAGCGGGTCTCCGAACTCAATCTCGCGGCCTACCGGAAGTTCGTGCAGCCCTGGGTCAAGCGGATGGTGACACCGCAGATGGCCGAATGGGCGCGCAAGATGCATCCGCTGCGGCTGCAATATGAGGCGTTCAGCAGCCGAAATCCCTGGATGTTTCCCGTCAAGGCGGCCGCCGATCACGTCGAGGACAACCGCAAGCCGGCTTCGGACGACAATCCGTTCCTGGCGTTCCAGGAGCAGATCTCGAAGCAGATCGTCCATGCGCTCGATAGCTGGCGCGACGCGCAGGAGGCGCTGAGCGAGACGATCTTCCTCAACGTCTACGGCTCGCCCGCGCTCCAGGCCGCTGTCGGCGTCGATCCGAATGCCGCGCCGTCGCGACTGCGCGAGATGTCGCCGGAGCACCGCGCCATGCTCGCGAAGCGGATCGCCGAGCTGAAGGCGGGGATCGGCGAGGGCGGACTTCGCGAAGCCGCACTCCGCGCGCTGCTTTATGTCGGCTCCGCCCGCGGCATGGTCGACGAGCGAAGCATCGAGGCGCTGCGGCGGGTTCGGCGCGACCACGCGGGTCCCCGCCTGACGCTGTCTGAATTCAAGATGCTGGTGCGCGAGCAGTTCTTCATGCTGCTGCTGGATAGCGAGGGCGCCCTGGCCGCGATCCCGCGGCTGTTGCCCGACGACATGACCGAGCGGCGCGCGGCCTTCGCCGCGATGCGCGAGGTGCTGTCGGCGAGCGCGGACATTACCGGTGAACGTGCCAGGCGCCTGAAGCGCGTCGCCGGGCTGTTCGGTCTGGACGGGGAAGGGGAGTCGGCCTCGAACGTCGCCCCTTTCGACCCCAAGGCAAGGGCGTCGTAA
- a CDS encoding 3-oxoacid CoA-transferase subunit A encodes MKAVSVEEAVAMIPTGASIMVGGFMGVGTPERLLDEVVRQHKSGLALICNDASTPGKGVGKLFDASLVSRLTATHIGLNPKAQQQMLASQVTVDLVPQGTLVERIRAGGCGLGGVLTPTGVGTLVAEGKRQIEVDGKPFLVETALRAQFALVHAFLADYLGNLAYALTARNFNPIMAMAADTVIVTAENIVPVGVIAPDHIMTPAPLVDFLITNG; translated from the coding sequence ATGAAGGCCGTTTCCGTCGAAGAAGCCGTTGCGATGATCCCGACCGGCGCGAGCATCATGGTGGGGGGCTTCATGGGCGTCGGGACGCCGGAGCGTCTGCTTGATGAAGTCGTGCGGCAGCATAAATCAGGACTGGCGCTGATCTGCAATGACGCCTCGACCCCCGGCAAGGGCGTCGGCAAGCTGTTCGACGCGTCACTCGTGTCCCGGCTGACGGCGACCCACATCGGGCTCAATCCGAAGGCGCAGCAGCAGATGCTGGCGAGCCAGGTCACCGTCGACCTCGTTCCCCAGGGCACCTTGGTGGAACGAATTCGCGCAGGCGGCTGTGGACTTGGCGGTGTGCTGACGCCGACCGGCGTCGGCACGCTAGTTGCCGAAGGCAAGCGCCAAATCGAGGTCGACGGAAAGCCGTTCCTGGTGGAGACCGCGCTGCGGGCGCAGTTCGCGCTGGTGCACGCTTTTCTTGCCGATTATCTCGGAAACCTTGCCTACGCCCTGACCGCGCGCAACTTCAACCCGATCATGGCGATGGCCGCCGACACCGTCATCGTCACCGCTGAGAACATCGTTCCGGTCGGTGTCATCGCGCCCGATCACATCATGACGCCGGCGCCACTGGTCGACTTCCTCATTACGAACGGGTGA
- a CDS encoding GNAT family N-acetyltransferase has protein sequence MQDPASYTRQEQLRDGRSVEIRALRPEDEAEMVAALDHTSAQSLRRRFFALKRHFSDKERAYFMEIDFKTHVALVACADDAGRRLIVGGGRYIVSAPGQAELAFVVIDAWQGRGIGAMLARHLVALAREAGLNELTAEVLPENTAMRRVFDKLGFGPASTRDPQTIHLVLKLT, from the coding sequence ATGCAGGACCCAGCGAGCTACACGCGACAGGAGCAGTTGCGCGACGGCAGGTCGGTCGAGATCCGGGCGCTTCGTCCGGAGGACGAGGCCGAAATGGTGGCCGCGCTCGACCACACCAGCGCGCAATCGCTCCGGCGCCGCTTCTTCGCGCTAAAGCGTCATTTCTCCGACAAGGAGCGCGCCTACTTCATGGAGATCGATTTCAAGACCCATGTGGCGCTGGTTGCCTGTGCGGACGATGCGGGCCGACGCCTCATCGTCGGCGGCGGCCGCTATATCGTCTCAGCGCCCGGCCAAGCCGAGCTGGCCTTCGTCGTGATCGACGCGTGGCAGGGACGCGGCATCGGCGCGATGCTGGCGCGCCATCTCGTCGCGCTCGCACGGGAGGCCGGCTTGAACGAGCTCACAGCGGAAGTGCTGCCGGAGAATACCGCGATGCGCCGCGTGTTCGACAAGCTCGGCTTCGGGCCCGCGTCAACACGGGACCCGCAGACCATTCATTTGGTGTTGAAGCTGACCTGA
- a CDS encoding AI-2E family transporter, whose protein sequence is MKTLRQLLSTDDVVQIVIRLGLLALLIVWTFLIIKPFVPILTWSAVLAVAFYPAFGWLAKRLGGRPRTAAAILTLVTLGIVIGPAAWLGLSAVEGIRDIARQIGTGDFALQPAPEQIKGWPLIGPWLYDLWTEAYTNIRAALREVAPYLKPLAGMMLSFAGGAGVGTLEFLLSVFVAGFLLPYGPQLVGAIRRFLLRVVPEQSERLLELAGATIRAVSQGVIGVAIVQALLAGIGFKLAAVPTAGLLAVIVLLLSIVQIGATIVLVPVVIWIWMDKDVTTALLLTVYLVVVGLLDNILRPLVIGRGLTTPTLVILVGVIGGTLAHGIIGLFIGPIILSVAWELAAAWIRIDRATPASHVVADR, encoded by the coding sequence TTGAAGACACTTCGCCAACTCCTTTCCACCGACGACGTCGTTCAGATCGTGATCAGGCTCGGGTTGCTGGCGCTGCTGATCGTCTGGACCTTCCTCATCATCAAACCCTTCGTGCCGATCCTGACCTGGAGCGCGGTGCTTGCGGTGGCCTTCTATCCGGCGTTCGGCTGGCTCGCCAAGCGCCTTGGTGGCCGGCCCCGGACCGCGGCGGCCATTCTGACCCTGGTCACGCTCGGCATCGTCATTGGGCCTGCAGCCTGGCTCGGCCTCAGCGCCGTCGAAGGGATCAGGGATATCGCGAGGCAGATCGGCACCGGCGATTTCGCGCTTCAGCCCGCTCCCGAGCAGATAAAGGGCTGGCCGCTGATCGGACCATGGCTCTACGATCTCTGGACCGAAGCCTACACAAACATCCGCGCGGCCCTGCGCGAGGTGGCGCCGTATCTGAAGCCGCTTGCCGGGATGATGCTGTCGTTCGCGGGCGGTGCCGGCGTCGGCACGCTCGAGTTCCTGCTGTCGGTATTCGTCGCCGGTTTCCTGTTGCCGTACGGGCCGCAGCTCGTCGGCGCGATCCGCCGCTTCCTGCTTCGCGTCGTGCCGGAGCAGAGCGAGCGTCTTCTGGAGCTCGCAGGCGCGACCATCCGCGCGGTGTCGCAGGGCGTGATCGGTGTCGCGATCGTGCAGGCGCTCCTGGCAGGCATCGGCTTCAAGCTCGCAGCCGTCCCGACCGCGGGCCTGCTGGCCGTGATCGTGCTGTTGCTGTCGATTGTGCAGATTGGCGCCACCATCGTCCTTGTTCCCGTGGTCATCTGGATCTGGATGGACAAGGACGTGACCACGGCCTTGCTCTTGACGGTCTATCTCGTCGTCGTCGGTCTCCTCGACAACATCCTGAGGCCGCTCGTCATAGGCCGCGGCCTGACGACGCCAACGCTCGTCATCCTGGTCGGGGTGATCGGGGGAACGCTCGCGCATGGAATCATCGGTCTCTTCATCGGGCCGATCATTCTGTCGGTTGCCTGGGAACTGGCGGCGGCCTGGATCCGGATCGATCGCGCGACGCCGGCCTCGCACGTCGTCGCCGACCGTTGA
- a CDS encoding helix-turn-helix domain-containing protein: MFVRITMDPAPRPNSLRDLGMTSDPGTLVSLSEFSYKKGTEIYGEKEPAEYVYQVRSGAVRSYKLLSDGRRQIGAFHLAGDIFGLENGSEHRFTTEAIVDTTVRLVRRQSLEMVAESDALVARNLLSMTTSNLQHAEDHMLLLGRKTSLERVAAFLLEMDKRLTASGVMALPMSRRDIADYLGLTLETVSRALSRLHEYGVLGFVGNTQRQIVLLDRHQLASLDLQP; this comes from the coding sequence ATGTTCGTTCGCATCACGATGGACCCCGCCCCGCGTCCCAATTCCCTCCGTGATCTCGGAATGACCAGCGATCCCGGTACGCTCGTCAGTTTAAGCGAATTTTCCTACAAAAAAGGCACCGAGATCTACGGCGAGAAGGAGCCGGCCGAATACGTCTACCAGGTCAGATCCGGTGCAGTGCGCAGCTACAAGCTGCTATCGGACGGCCGCCGGCAGATCGGTGCTTTTCATCTCGCGGGTGACATCTTCGGGCTCGAGAACGGCAGCGAGCACCGGTTCACGACGGAAGCGATCGTCGACACCACGGTGCGCCTGGTCCGACGGCAAAGCCTCGAAATGGTCGCCGAGAGCGATGCCCTGGTTGCCAGAAACCTGCTCAGCATGACCACCAGCAATCTCCAGCATGCCGAGGACCACATGCTGCTGCTCGGCCGCAAGACCTCGCTGGAACGGGTCGCCGCCTTCCTGCTCGAGATGGACAAGCGGTTGACGGCGTCTGGCGTCATGGCGTTGCCAATGTCGCGGCGCGATATTGCCGATTATCTCGGGCTGACGTTGGAAACGGTGTCCCGTGCGCTATCGCGGCTGCACGAATACGGCGTCCTCGGCTTTGTCGGCAATACCCAGCGTCAGATCGTGCTGCTGGACCGGCATCAGCTCGCGAGCCTCGACCTGCAGCCCTGA
- a CDS encoding response regulator, with product MRDAACAMVRRRSAGNAEHARRASRRRRRLTICSVPRRAAPLPTRGSVFVVDDDLSMRISMKRLLREHGFVAKLFDSAAALLDYGNFDEAICFVLDINLDGKSGIDLRQELMDVGATAPVIYITGNDSSANRAAAIASGCIAYLTKPFTAQSLIESVARASVA from the coding sequence GTGCGCGACGCGGCGTGCGCAATGGTGCGACGGCGTTCGGCCGGTAACGCAGAGCACGCGCGTCGCGCATCCCGCCGGCGCCGGCGTCTGACTATTTGCTCAGTTCCGCGGAGGGCCGCACCATTGCCGACGCGCGGTTCCGTTTTTGTCGTCGATGACGACCTGTCCATGCGGATCAGCATGAAGCGGTTGTTGCGCGAGCACGGCTTCGTGGCCAAGCTGTTCGATTCCGCCGCCGCCTTGCTCGATTACGGCAATTTCGACGAGGCAATCTGCTTCGTCCTCGACATCAATCTTGACGGCAAGTCCGGCATCGATCTGCGGCAAGAGTTGATGGACGTAGGTGCCACCGCCCCGGTCATCTACATCACGGGAAACGACAGCTCGGCGAACCGCGCCGCCGCGATCGCATCAGGGTGCATCGCCTATTTGACCAAGCCGTTCACGGCGCAATCCCTGATCGAGTCGGTCGCGCGGGCATCTGTCGCGTAG
- a CDS encoding 3-oxoacid CoA-transferase subunit B, which translates to MDAQVIIARRVARELKNGDLVNLGIGIPTLVANYVPSDLKVFFQSENGLIGTGPVPEQGMAHPLLTDAGGRPISALPGASTFDSAMSFGLIRGGHVDITVLGGLQVDAHGLLANWMIPGKMVPGMGGAMDLVSGARRVIVAMQHAAKGKSKIVAKCTLPLTSVRPVNLVVTDMAVIGFPDGKATLLETAPGVSIGEVLAVTEADLVVADTVPEMRI; encoded by the coding sequence ATGGACGCGCAGGTCATCATCGCCCGACGTGTCGCCAGAGAGTTGAAAAACGGCGACCTCGTCAATCTCGGCATCGGCATCCCAACCCTGGTCGCGAACTACGTTCCGTCCGATCTCAAGGTCTTCTTCCAGTCCGAGAACGGCCTGATCGGCACCGGGCCGGTTCCGGAGCAAGGGATGGCCCATCCCCTGCTCACCGATGCCGGCGGACGCCCGATCAGCGCACTGCCCGGAGCTTCCACCTTCGACAGCGCGATGTCGTTCGGCCTGATCCGCGGCGGCCATGTCGATATCACCGTCCTCGGCGGCCTCCAGGTGGATGCTCACGGCCTTCTCGCCAACTGGATGATCCCGGGCAAAATGGTCCCGGGCATGGGCGGTGCGATGGACCTCGTCAGCGGTGCCAGGCGCGTCATCGTCGCCATGCAGCACGCGGCCAAGGGCAAGTCGAAGATCGTCGCCAAATGCACCCTGCCCCTGACCTCGGTACGGCCGGTAAACCTGGTCGTCACCGACATGGCCGTGATCGGCTTTCCCGACGGCAAGGCGACGCTGCTGGAGACCGCTCCCGGCGTCAGCATCGGCGAGGTCCTGGCGGTGACGGAAGCTGATCTCGTGGTCGCCGATACCGTGCCGGAAATGAGGATTTGA
- a CDS encoding potassium channel family protein, with the protein MLLQFLTGVIVSAINIGIHALVTIVAVWIARSAGLRKTARPRLHLMGVMVATAAVLQVAHTLEILVWALTYGIVQAAAPGSNLLYFAFVNYTTLGYGDITPVREWRLIGPMTAMNGVLLFGWSAAILFEVLCKTLEHLGLTDATGSRPPST; encoded by the coding sequence ATGCTGCTTCAATTCCTGACCGGTGTGATCGTCAGCGCGATCAACATCGGAATCCACGCGCTGGTGACGATCGTCGCCGTCTGGATCGCGCGCAGCGCCGGCCTGCGGAAAACCGCAAGGCCAAGATTGCACTTGATGGGCGTGATGGTCGCGACGGCGGCGGTGCTGCAGGTCGCCCACACGCTGGAAATCCTGGTCTGGGCTTTGACGTATGGCATCGTCCAGGCCGCCGCTCCCGGGAGCAATTTGCTCTATTTTGCCTTCGTCAACTACACCACGCTCGGCTACGGTGATATCACGCCGGTACGCGAATGGCGGCTCATCGGCCCGATGACCGCCATGAACGGCGTTCTGCTGTTCGGCTGGTCGGCCGCCATCTTGTTCGAGGTCTTGTGCAAGACGCTCGAGCACCTCGGGCTGACCGATGCGACGGGCTCCAGACCGCCATCGACCTGA
- the fabI gene encoding enoyl-ACP reductase FabI: MIPVFPDSKVALKGKRGLVVGIANDQSIAWGCARAFRALGADLAVTYLNDRAKKHVEPLAQALEAPIFMPLDVMTEGQTEAVFERIAAEWGQLDFLLHSIAFAPKEALHGRVVDVGRDGFLKTMDVSCWSFMRMAHLAEPLMKNGGTIFTMTYYGSQMVVENYNVMGVAKAALEASVRYIAAELGPKGIRVHAISPGPLATRAASGIPEFDELMDKAQSKAPARSLVSIDDVGNATAFLALDGAKLITGSVMYIDGGYHIID, encoded by the coding sequence ATGATCCCCGTATTTCCGGATAGCAAGGTAGCCCTGAAGGGAAAGCGAGGGCTGGTCGTCGGCATCGCCAACGATCAGTCGATCGCCTGGGGCTGCGCGCGCGCGTTTCGTGCACTCGGGGCCGATCTCGCCGTCACCTATCTGAACGACCGCGCCAAAAAGCATGTCGAGCCGCTCGCCCAGGCGCTGGAGGCGCCGATCTTCATGCCGCTGGACGTGATGACCGAAGGCCAGACCGAGGCGGTGTTCGAGCGCATCGCGGCCGAATGGGGCCAGCTCGACTTCCTGCTTCACTCCATCGCCTTCGCGCCCAAGGAGGCATTGCACGGCCGCGTCGTGGATGTCGGTCGCGACGGCTTCCTCAAGACCATGGACGTGTCGTGCTGGTCGTTCATGCGCATGGCTCATCTCGCCGAGCCCCTGATGAAGAACGGCGGCACGATCTTCACTATGACGTACTACGGCAGCCAGATGGTGGTGGAGAACTACAACGTGATGGGCGTGGCGAAGGCAGCGCTCGAGGCATCGGTCCGCTATATCGCCGCGGAGCTTGGCCCGAAAGGCATCCGCGTGCACGCCATCTCGCCTGGGCCGCTGGCGACGCGTGCGGCGTCCGGCATACCCGAGTTCGACGAACTCATGGACAAGGCGCAGTCGAAGGCGCCTGCGCGCAGCCTGGTCAGCATTGACGATGTCGGTAACGCCACCGCGTTTCTAGCGCTCGATGGTGCCAAGCTGATCACAGGCAGCGTCATGTACATCGATGGTGGCTACCACATCATCGACTGA
- a CDS encoding phosphate acetyltransferase — protein MSADTTQAQPGSKYDRLIAAARAAPPTPTIVVHPCDETSLRGAVDSAGAGIIRPILVGPEKKIRDTAAKFDLDLCGLEIVDAAHSDAAAAKGVELIHAARGELLMKGSLHTDELMRAVTAKDGGLRTNRRISHVFVMDVPAYAETIFVTDAAINIFPDLDAKRDIIQNAIDLYNQAGFGKTPRVAILSAVETVTSKIPSTIEAAALCKMADRRQITGGVLDGPLAFDNAIDLEAARIKGIASEVAGRAQILVVPDLESGNMLAKNLAYFAKADGAGIVLGARVPVVLTSRADTPRARMASCAVAALYARARREKPPTVAA, from the coding sequence ATGTCAGCCGACACGACGCAAGCCCAGCCCGGCAGCAAGTACGACCGCCTGATCGCGGCAGCCAGAGCCGCGCCGCCGACCCCGACCATCGTCGTGCATCCCTGCGACGAGACCTCGCTGCGCGGCGCGGTCGACAGCGCCGGCGCCGGTATCATCCGGCCGATCCTGGTGGGACCCGAGAAAAAGATCAGGGACACGGCCGCCAAATTCGATCTTGACCTCTGCGGCCTCGAGATCGTCGACGCGGCACATAGCGACGCGGCGGCCGCGAAGGGCGTCGAGCTGATTCATGCCGCCAGGGGCGAGCTGCTGATGAAGGGCAGCTTGCACACCGACGAGCTGATGCGCGCCGTGACCGCCAAGGACGGTGGCTTGCGCACCAATCGGCGCATCAGCCATGTCTTCGTCATGGACGTGCCGGCCTATGCCGAAACCATCTTCGTGACGGATGCCGCCATCAACATCTTTCCGGATCTGGACGCCAAGCGCGACATCATCCAGAACGCGATCGACCTGTATAATCAGGCCGGCTTCGGCAAGACGCCACGCGTCGCGATTCTGTCGGCAGTCGAGACGGTGACCTCGAAAATCCCCTCCACCATCGAAGCCGCGGCCCTCTGCAAGATGGCCGATCGCCGCCAGATCACCGGCGGCGTGCTCGACGGTCCCCTCGCATTCGACAATGCCATTGACCTGGAAGCAGCACGGATCAAGGGTATCGCCTCCGAGGTCGCTGGCCGTGCGCAGATCCTGGTCGTTCCGGACCTCGAGTCCGGCAACATGCTGGCCAAGAACCTCGCCTATTTCGCCAAAGCGGACGGCGCCGGTATCGTGCTCGGTGCCCGGGTGCCGGTCGTCCTGACGTCGCGTGCGGATACGCCACGGGCGCGAATGGCGTCCTGCGCGGTGGCTGCGCTCTACGCTCGTGCGCGGCGCGAGAAGCCGCCGACGGTTGCAGCGTGA
- a CDS encoding response regulator, translating into MPGLVHVVDDDNSFRTAIERRLRLAGYDVATYASAQELLDAALDDDRPGCILLDVRMPGMSGPDLQTRLIEQGSTLPIIFLTGHADTPTTVRAIKAGAEDFLTKPISSTQLIDVIERALARHHAARAQRGRLDAFRAHLATLTQRERQVFDLIVRGRINKQIAHELGTTERTVKAHRHQVMEKMQVHSLAELVSIAERLGMLDPNGH; encoded by the coding sequence GTGCCTGGCCTCGTTCACGTGGTCGACGATGACAACTCCTTTCGGACGGCGATAGAGCGTCGGCTGAGGCTGGCCGGTTATGACGTCGCAACCTACGCGTCAGCACAGGAGCTGCTGGATGCCGCGCTGGACGACGACCGGCCGGGATGCATCCTGCTCGACGTGCGGATGCCGGGAATGAGCGGCCCCGACTTGCAGACCCGCCTGATCGAACAAGGCTCGACGCTGCCGATCATCTTCCTGACAGGACATGCCGACACACCGACCACCGTGCGAGCCATCAAGGCCGGCGCGGAGGATTTTCTGACAAAGCCGATATCGTCGACGCAGTTGATCGACGTGATCGAGCGCGCGCTGGCACGCCACCACGCGGCGCGCGCGCAGCGCGGCAGGCTCGACGCGTTTCGCGCTCATCTCGCCACGCTCACACAGCGCGAGCGGCAGGTGTTCGATCTCATCGTGCGCGGCAGGATCAACAAGCAGATCGCGCACGAACTCGGAACGACCGAGCGCACGGTGAAAGCGCACCGCCATCAGGTGATGGAGAAGATGCAGGTTCATTCGCTCGCCGAGCTCGTGTCGATCGCGGAACGACTGGGAATGCTCGATCCGAACGGTCATTAG
- a CDS encoding acetate kinase yields MDTILVINAGSSSVKFQVFSVEGEGVLRRQIKGQMDGIGSRPRLRATGAGGAPLADRAYPIEAVPDVPAAMAVAGDWLRDEIRVMPIAVGHRVVHGGPDYARPVLIDHGVVSRLERLVPLAPLHQPHNLAPIRSLLANFPALPQIACFDTAFHRTHDAVADHYAIPHQLHAEGVRRYGFHGLSYEYIARTLPSVAPDIARGRVIIAHLGSGASMCALKDGRSVESTMGFTALDGLPMGTRPGQIDPGVVLYLISEKGMSATKVQDFLYRDCGLKGLSGVSNDMRELEANADPHARLAIDYFVYRIGLNAGMLAAALQGLDAFVFTAGIGENSISIRARIAEQLGWLGVALDATENARHSRLISRPGCPVPVYVVPTDEELMIAQHTLSLLMNCQSRSAKSERMS; encoded by the coding sequence ATGGATACGATCCTGGTCATCAATGCAGGCTCTTCCAGCGTCAAGTTTCAGGTCTTTTCGGTCGAAGGCGAGGGCGTGCTTCGCCGTCAGATCAAGGGGCAGATGGACGGCATCGGCAGCCGGCCGCGCCTGCGGGCGACCGGCGCAGGCGGCGCCCCGCTCGCCGACCGCGCCTATCCGATCGAAGCCGTTCCGGATGTTCCGGCGGCGATGGCGGTTGCGGGAGATTGGTTGCGGGACGAGATTCGGGTCATGCCGATCGCGGTCGGCCACCGCGTCGTGCACGGCGGTCCGGACTATGCCCGGCCGGTCCTGATTGACCACGGCGTCGTGTCCCGTCTCGAGCGTCTCGTTCCGCTCGCGCCACTGCATCAGCCGCACAATCTTGCGCCCATCCGATCGCTGCTGGCGAACTTCCCGGCGCTGCCCCAGATCGCGTGCTTCGACACGGCGTTCCACCGTACGCACGACGCGGTTGCCGATCACTACGCCATTCCGCACCAGCTTCATGCCGAAGGCGTGCGGCGCTACGGCTTTCATGGACTGTCCTACGAATATATCGCCAGAACCTTGCCGAGCGTGGCGCCCGATATCGCCAGGGGGCGGGTGATCATCGCCCATCTCGGCAGCGGAGCCTCGATGTGTGCGCTGAAGGACGGGCGCAGTGTCGAAAGCACCATGGGTTTCACCGCGCTCGACGGCCTGCCGATGGGAACGCGTCCGGGACAGATTGATCCCGGCGTGGTGCTCTATCTCATCTCGGAGAAAGGAATGTCGGCGACGAAAGTGCAGGACTTCCTCTACCGCGACTGCGGCTTGAAGGGCCTCTCCGGCGTCAGCAACGACATGCGCGAGCTGGAGGCGAACGCGGATCCGCATGCACGGCTCGCGATCGACTATTTCGTGTACCGGATCGGCCTCAACGCCGGCATGCTGGCGGCCGCCTTGCAGGGCCTGGACGCCTTCGTGTTCACGGCCGGGATCGGCGAAAACTCCATATCCATCCGCGCGCGCATCGCGGAGCAGCTCGGATGGCTCGGTGTTGCGCTCGATGCGACCGAGAACGCGCGTCATTCGCGGCTGATTTCCCGGCCCGGCTGTCCGGTCCCCGTCTATGTCGTCCCGACCGACGAGGAGTTGATGATCGCGCAGCACACGCTGTCGCTGCTGATGAATTGTCAATCACGCAGCGCAAAATCTGAGAGGATGTCATGA